Genomic segment of Homalodisca vitripennis isolate AUS2020 unplaced genomic scaffold, UT_GWSS_2.1 ScUCBcl_6716;HRSCAF=14059, whole genome shotgun sequence:
GACTTCTATAGCCCCTACCTCAGTCGCTCTTGATATATAGCAGCTCTCGGCCTTTGCAAGGTTATGACATACGTCAGCTCCCATCTCTGACATATCAGCTTCATCGGGAAGACTTCACATTCTACGATCTGTCGGTCTCTGAGAGTTTGACTTCTATAGCCCCCTACCTTAGTCGCTCTTGACATACAGCAGCTCTCGGCCTTTGCAAGGTTATGACATACGTCAGCTCCCATCTCTGACATATCAGCTTCATCGGGAAGATTTAACATCCTGCGATCTGTCAGTCTCTGAGAGTTTGACTTCTATAGCCCCCTACCTTAGTGGCTCTTGACATACGTAAGCTCCCATCCTCTGACATATCAAAATTCTCGGGAAGACTTAACATCCTACGATCTGTCGGTCTCTGAGAGTTTGACTGCTATAGCCCCCTACCTTAGTGGCTCTTGCAGTATCAGTCACTCGAAACTGGCCGGTCGTTATCGCTCTGCGCTCTGACTCAAGGTTAAGTGTATCACGTGCTGTGTGCAGGTTAGCTTAACCTGCTTGTACTGGACGTTACAGTGAATTCGTTCATTTTCGCCTAATTATGTCGGCTAAACTGCAGCATTTGCAATTTGGTGTGTGACGATGAGAAGAGTTGTATAAAGTGTGTTGGGAAGTGTAGTGCAGTGATACATATTAACTGTGTTCCAAGCAAGACCCGTTCCAAACTCGAGTGGATGCGCGATGTATGCAGACTTGAAAAGGAGTCCGTAAGTAGTAAAAAATCGTCATCAACTGTAATAACTAAAGATTTTCTTATCTCAACCATGAACTCTTTCAAGAACGAAGTTTTTAGTGAGCTTCAAACCTACAGCAAAGAGTTTAAAGACTTCAAATCCTCCTTAGAATTTTTCTCAGGGAAAATGGACAATGCCTctgaattaatcaataaaataacgGAAGAAATGAAAAGTGCAAAGGAGGAAGCCCGACTACTGCGTGAAGAAAACTCCAAGTTGCGCACGGCCGTGGAGGACCTGGAGATGAGAATGAGAGACATGGAACAGTATTCGCGGATCTCTAACATTGAAATTAGCGGAATTCCTGTGTCCCAGAATGAAAATTTGGAGAGTCTACTGTGTGATATTTCCAAGGCCATCAACGTGGAGCTGAAGGAGGAGAGTGTCGAGGCGGCGCATAGAGTCCCCAGCTACAACAAGAAGCGAGCTGCCC
This window contains:
- the LOC124373931 gene encoding uncharacterized protein LOC124373931, translated to MNSFKNEVFSELQTYSKEFKDFKSSLEFFSGKMDNASELINKITEEMKSAKEEARLLREENSKLRTAVEDLEMRMRDMEQYSRISNIEISGIPVSQNENLESLLCDISKAINVELKEESVEAAHRVPSYNKKRAAPIVVKFKSRRDKETWINGFKATRPLTADKINPRMPKEKVFINEHLSPANKQLLSKTKEAARDRGYKFVWTKDGKIFARKHSGDRVLKITGETSVRDM